CCAAAATTTTTTGAACTCCAAAAACTGCGCTTGTCCACATGGAAAACGCCAAAATATATTTTCTGCGGAGAGATTGTTGGCGACGAATTATTTCTTCCTCGCGGCACCCTTGATTCCTGCCTTTATATTTGCAATAAAGTCGGTGCAAAAGTCATCATCAGAGATGAAAGACTAAATCCAAAACGACTTAAAATAAACTTCAACGGCAAATTATATAATGAACAGCAGTCAGCGGTTAATGAAATTCTTAAATATGAGAACGGTGTTCTTTCTTCCCCGCCCGGTTTAGGGAAGACTGTTATGGCCTGCGCCATAATTTCAAAACGTAAAACACCGACATTGATACTCGTTCACAGAAGCCCCTTGATGGATCAATGGCGAGGCCAGCTTTCAGAGCTTTTGAGTGTTGAAAAAAAGCAGATCGGAACATATGGCGGCAGTAAAAAGAAATTAACCGGTGAGATTGATATTGCCATGCTCCAATCCCTTTCCAACATTGAAAATCCTGATGAATTTTTCCAAAGATATGGGCAAATTATAATTGATGAATGCCATCACATTCCCGCTTTTTCATTTGAAAAGGCTTTAAAAAAGTCTCCGGCAAAATTTATTCTGGAGCTTACTGCCACGCCCTACAGGAAAGACGGGCATCAGGCAATTCTTTTTATGCAATGCGGCCCAATAAGATATGAAATGAAAAACTTTAATCAAGTTCAGTTTAAAAAACTTGTGATTGTAAGAGAAACAGAGTTTAAAATGCCGCAATCTGAACTCAGGCCAGACCCTATACATGAAGTTTGGAGCAAGCTCACAAACGATGAAGCCCGGTTGAAACTTATTGCTGAAGATGTTAAGAAAGTATTGGATGATGGAAGATTCCCACTCATCATTTCAGAAAGGAAAGATCATCTGGCTGCCTTGTCAAAAGCCATTAAGAACACTACTGGCAGCGACACTCTTGAATTTGTTTTTATCGGTGATATGGGTAAAAAGGCAAGAACCAAAGCCCTTGAAGAAATCAACAATAATATTGGTACTGGAAAAAAGCCGTATATTCTGGCAACCGGTTCCCTTATCGGTGAAGGTTTTGATTTACCTCCTCTTGACACACTGATGATAGCTATGCCCGTAGCTTTTAAGGGGAAGCTCGTACAATACGCGGGTAGGCTCCATAGAGAATATAAAGGCAAGAATGACGTAAGAATTTATGACTACTTTGATGGGTCTATGGGTCTTACTGTTTCTATGCTTAAGAAACGTATCACCGCTTATAAAAAGATGGGGTACAAAATTGAAACTCTTGCCGGTTCAAAATCCGGCAGGATGGCTTATAAAAACGATTTATTTGGCTGATTAAATCGTATGCAATTTTTTATTGACATTGCTCAAATAACGTATTACAATTTGTACATACGAGGAGATAAACAATGTTAACATTAAGAATTGATGATACATTAATTAACGCGATTGAAACTACAGCTAAAAAAGAAGGCATTACAAAATCTGACCTTATCAGAAGAAGCATAACAGCTTATATCTCAAAACATATGTCAGCGGATCCATATGAAGCAGGAAAGGCTTATTTTGGTAAATATGACAGTAAAAATCCAAATCTATCCCGCGATTCCGAAAAATTGCTGAAAAGTAAATTTAGAAATAAATAATGGAAAAGATAATTATTGATACCTGTATATTTGTCGCCTTATTTAATAAATCCGACAGGTATTTCCCAAAAGCAAATAATTTTATAAAAAACAACAAAAATAAATTATTATCTACTACTACCTCAGTTATTACTGAAGTAATGTTTCTGCTTGATTTTGATATTAACGCTCAAATAGCGTTTCTTGAATATATGTCATCAGGAGGAATTAAGATATATGATATTTTAGACAGCGATTTGCTGCATATTGCAAAATTAATGGGAAAATATTCTGATTTGCCAATGGATTATACTGATGCGACGATTGTAAACGTTTGTGAAAAAAACAAGATTAAATCGATAGCGACAATTGACAGCGATTTTCACATTTATAAATACAATAATAAAGAAAGTTTTAATATTGTATTTTAGAAAGTGAACTCTTTAAAAATATTATCTTATAATTGAGAAAATTTAATGACTGCTGATATAAAGAGAGCTATCTTTTAATGGGAATAAATAATTTATGCGAAAATTAGCTACTATACAAAAAATAGAAGAAATGCAACCGGTAGAAAATGCCAACCAGATAGAAAAATGCCGCATAAAAGACTGGTGGATTGTTATATTAAAAAACCAATTTAAGGTTAATGAAAATGTGGTATATTTTGAAATAGACAGTTTCCTGCCGATTACGCCGGAATTTGAATTTCTTTTAAAAGGAAGTTCCCCTAAAAAGATGATAATCGATACAGTGGAGAGAACCGGCATCCGTTTAAAAACTAAAAAAATAAGAGGCCAGTTATCACAGGGGCTTATAATGCCTTTATCAATTTTAGAGGGCAAAAAATATTCAAAAGACACGAGAGAAAATCCTGATTATAATTTTTTTGCGGGAAAAGACGTCTCGGAATTGTTAGGGGTTTATAAGTATGAACCACCTTTGCCCGCATCTTTAAGCGGGGAATTTAAAGGGGGTTTTCCGCCATTTGTGCCAAAAACAGATGAAGAAAGAATACAAAATTGCGGCGATCTATTGGAAAAACACAAAGGCGAATTATTTTATGTCAGCGAAAAGATTGATGGGACGTCGGTAACTTATTACAAACACAATAATGAATTCGGGGTCTGCCAGAGAAACTGGGAACTAAAGGAAACCACTGTTATTTATTGGAAATTAGCAATGGAATTTGACATCAGAAATAAGCTTGCTGAAGGGTTTTCCATACAGGGTGAAATAGCAGGCGAGGGTGTCCAGGGGAATCCACTTAAACTAAAAGGACAGCATTTATTCATATACAATGTATGGGATATTAAAAATAATAAATATTTAGACTATAAAGATTTTATCTGTTTTGTAGCGGCAATGGGGCTGAAGACAGTGCCGATAATAAACGACAATTTTGTATTAATGCACACGGTTGATTCTTTGCTTGCAATGGCTGAAGGCAATAGCGCTATAAGCAGTAACCCGCGCGAGGGCCTCATATTCAGGCCTTTGTCCGAACAGAGGGATTATATAAACGGTGCCATCAGCAGGTTGTCTTTTAAGGCCATAAGCAATAGCTATTTAATAAATTATGAATAAATTATGAAAATTTTACTGAGTTATAAAAAGTTTTAAAGTATAATGAAAGTGTTTTGGAGAAAATAAATAAGGAATTATAGGTTAATAACAATGAAGGAAAATTTATGGAATACGAAACAGTTATCGGATTGGAAGTTCACGCGCAGCTTTTGACAAACACGAAAATATTTTGTTCCTGTTCCACAAAATTCGGGCAGAAGGAAAACACGCAGGTATGTCCGATATGCCTTGGAATGCCGGGAGTATTGCCTGTTTTGAATATAAAGGTGATGGAACTGGCAATTAAAACAGCCCTGTCCCTGAACTGTAATGTTTTGCAAACCATGCATTTCGACAGGAAAAATTATTTTTATCCTGATTTGCCTAAAGGATACCAGATCTCACAGTTCGATTTTCCCCTGGCAAAAGCAGGGTTTCTTGAGCTTTACTCAGGCAAAAAGATCGGGATTACACGCGTGCATATGGAAGAAGACGCGGGGAAATTAATACATCCCGATGCATTGGAGCACGCGGAATACAGCCTGGTTGATTTAAATAGAGCGGGAACACCGCTTTTGGAAATTGTCAGCGAACCTGATATTAGAAATCCGGAAGAGGCTAAAGAATATCTTGAACTTTTGCGCAACACACTGCGTTACATAGAAGTTTGTGACGGGAACATGGAAGAGGGGAGTTTCAGGTGCGATGCGAACGTTTCTATACGGTTAAAAGGAAGCGGAGCTTTTGGGACAAAAGTGGAATTGAAAAATATGAATTCATTCAGGAATGTCGAGCAAGCCCTGGAATATGAAGTAGAGAGGCAGAAGAAGATTTTATCTGAAAATGGAAAGATATTCCAGGAAACAAGATTATGGAATGTGGATAAGTGCGTGACGGTTTCCATGCGGAGCAAGGAAGAATCCCATGATTACCGTTATTTCCCGGAACCGGACCTCGTCCCTTTTTCACCCGGGAAGGAATGGATTAAAGAAATATTGGAAAGTTTGCCCGAATTGCCGCTCGCTAGGGAGAAACGGTTTGTTTCCCAGTATAACCTTCCAGGGAAAGACGCCCAGACTTTAATAAATGAAAAAGAACTTGCTGATTATTTTGAAGAATGCGTAAAAATTTGCGTCCCCTACCCGACGGCGGACGGCCAGCCTAAAATTGTAAGTAATTGGATTTTGAATGAGTTACTGGCTAAATTAAAAGAAAAAAACATTTCAATAAAAAAATGCCCTGTTACACCGTCAAATTTCAGAGAAATGATAGGACTTTTGGATAAAGGCGCGATAAGCGGGAAAATCGCGAAAACGGTGTTTGATGAAATGTTTAATACCGGTGAACCGGCGGAGTCAATTGTAAAGAAAAAAGGATTGACACAAATTGTTAACACGGATGAGATAAGCTTGCTTATTGATTCTGTCTTGAAACAGCAGGCAGAAGTAGTTACATCTTACAAAAACGGCAAAGAAAAAGCTTTTGGATTTTTAGTCGGCGAGGTGATGAAAATTTCCAAAGGTAAGGCAAATCCCAAATTAGTCAATGAATTATTAAAAGAAAAACTAAAAGTTACTTAGAGCAGGCTCTTAAAAATTCTTTTAAAACAGGCATATTTCTTTGTTATCTTCCTCATTTTATCCACAGATTAAGCACATCTGCTATTTTAAGGAAAAAATCATACTGTTTTAGATATAAACTTAAAATTTTATATCTTTGAACAAAAAAAAATCACTAACTATCGTTGTTTAAACGATTTTTCTGTAAAACTAAAATTTTCAAGAAAAAGCTAACAATATCAATAAGTTACACATATCTATTTATAAAATAACAAAAAATTTTTTTAAGATTAATAGTCTTTTAATAAAAAAATCAATTAGATTAAGAAATATCGTATGGATGTAGTGTAAATAAGGGTTTTTTTAATAATAAAGGAGGTTTGTAACAGGTTATCCACACCCAAGTCCATATATTTTTATATGGACCGGGGTGAGACAATGGTATTTTAGTGCTGAAGTGTTTCAACAAAGTCCTGATATTCTTCAGCACTCATTAAAGAGGCGAGTTCTTTTGGGTCGTTCATCTCAACTTTTATCATCCACCCGTCATCGTAAGGGGAATCATTTACAATTTCAGGGCTGTCAAGAAGCTCTTCATTTGTTTCTATAATTACGCCGCTTACCGGAGAATATAAGTCTGAGACAGTTTTTACTGATTCTACAACTCCAAATTCGGTTAAATGCTCTACCTCCGATTCAATCTCAGGCAATTCTACAAAAACTATCTCGCCTAGTTCGCTCTGGGCGTAATCTGTGATACCAATAGTTGCCAAATTTCCTTCAACCTTTACCCATGTATGTTCTTTTGTATACTTGAGTTCGTCTGGATGATTCATAATGTTTTTCCCCTCCTGATAAAATTTTTATTTCTTTTATTTTGTCCATCTACATAAACGGTAACAGGTTTGAAGTTTTTTAATTCTTCTTTATTATAATAACCGTAAGAGATGATAATAACAATATCTTCCGGTAAAACTAACCTTGCCGCGGCGCCATTAATGCAGATTACGCCGCTACCCCTTTTCCCCGGCATAACATAAGTTTCCAGGCGGTTACCATTATTGAGGTCGACAATCTGGACTATTTCGTAAGGAAGAATCCGGGCTTTCTCCATTAGCGCAGAATCTATCGTGATGCTTCCTTCGTAATGCAAGTTGGCATCCGTCACGGTTGCCCTATGTATTTTTGATTTACAGACTTTATATAACATATAAAATATTTTTTGAAAATAAAGTGTAACGAGTTTTTTTATCTATGTCAAGAAAAAAATTTAGAATGTAAAATTCTTGACATAATAAGGCTAATATTGTATATTTTTAATAAACGTGAAACGTAAAATGTAAAACGTCAGAAGCAAGAAATTTTATTTGCTATTAACGGGTTACGAATAAAAGGGAGAAAATTGTGAAATTAGGAATTATCGGGCTCCCGCAGGTTGGGAAAGAAACTTTATTTAATTTGCTTACACAGGGAAAGGTTGAGAAGACAAAAGGACATTTTGAAGAAGTAACGCTTGGAATTGCCGAGGTCCGCGAAGAGAGACTGGCTGAATTGGCCAGGATTTATCAGAGCAGGAAAATTACACCGGTAACGATTGAATATTTTCTTTTCCCGGATATCCAGGATGATGCGGAAAAAACGCGTCAGCTCTTGTCCGGTTTGGCGGATATGAACGCGATTGTGCATTTAGTGAGGGCGTTTAAAGATGAGTCGGTTTTTCACGCGGCTGGGTCGGTTGACGCGTGCCGGGATATAGAAAAAGTTAATGATGAGTTGGTTTTTTCGGATTTATTCAAAATCGAAAGGCGTTTTGAGAGATTGGAAAAGGAGTTAAAAAAACAGAAAGACGCGGTAAAAGAAAAAGAGTATGAAATACTGAAGAAATGCAAAGCTTTTCTTGAGGGAGGAACTTTCCTGCGTGAAGTGGAATTTGGTGCGGAGGAAGAAAAGTTAATCAAGGGCTTCCAGTTTTTGACACAAAAGGGTTTATTGGTTATTATTAATGTTGATGAGGATAAGCTTAACGATTTTTCCCTGCTTTCGGAAATCAAAAAAAAATACGAGCGTAGAAACACGGTTTGCCTGCAGGTTAGCGTTAAAGTAGAACAGGAAATTAATCAGCTCCCGCAAAATGAACGCGCTGAATATATGGAGGCCCTTGGAATTAAAAAATCGGCAATGGAGGAAATCACCCAGTCTTCATTCAGGCTGCTGGATCTGATAGAGTTTTTTACAGCCGGCGAGCAGGAATCGCGCGCATGGTCAATCAGGCGCGGATTTAATGCCCAGCAGGCCTCGGGAGAAATCCATTCTGATATTGAAAGAGGTTTTATCCGCGCGGAACTGATTAAATACAATGATTTGATGTCTGTCGGCGGAAGCCCTGTCAAGGCCAAGGAAAAAGGCCTGTTTACTTTAAAGGGAAAAGATTATATTGTTGAAGACGGGGATATATTGCTTTTCAGGTTTAATGTGTAAATAAAATGAAAAAAGTCATAACATTTATCATGGCAGGCGGGAAAGGCGAGAGGCTGTATCCTCTGACAAAGGACAGGACCAAGCCGGCGGTCCCGTTCGGTGGAATTTACAGGATTATAGATTTTACTTTAAGCAACTGTATTAATTCAAACCTGCGGAAGATTTATATTTTAACCCAGTATAAATCCGCGTCTTTAAACAAGCATATACGGCTTGGCTGGAATATATTTTCTTCCGAATTAGGAGAACACATAGAAATTTTACCGGCGCAGCAGAGAGTAGGTGAATCCTGGTATCTTGGGACCGCGGATGCCATTTATCAGAACCTTTATCTTCTTGATGTCGATAAACCTGATGATGTATTAATATTGGCCGGCGATCATATCTATAAGATGAATTATTATTCTATGATAGATTTCCACAGGGCGAAAAGCGCGGATTTGACAGTTGGCGTTGTGGAGGTTGATAAAGAAAAAGCAAGTCACTTTGGAGTAGTGGAGGTTGATAATAAAGGCAGCGTGATTGGGTTCCAGGAGAAGCCCTCCGAGCCAAAGGCTATACTTTCAAAGCCGGATAAGATATACGCGTCCATGGGTATATATGTTTTTAAATACCCTGTTCTTGAAAAAGAATTGCAGGAAGATACAAAAGACTCCAAATCCCTGCATGATTTTGGGAAAAATATAATTCCTCATATGTTGAACAAAGGATATAAAATCGCGGCGCATAATTTTATTGATGAAAACAAAAAAGAGGCAAAATACTGGCGGGATATCGGGACGATTGACGCGTATTATGACGCGAATATGGATTTAGTCCAGATTGACCCGGTATTCAATCTTTATGACAAAAACTGGCCGATAAGGACCCACCAGGAACAGTTTCCCCCGGCAAAGACAGTATTTGCCGGAGGTGAAATTTCGGAACGTATCGGTCTTGTGCTTGATTCTTTAATTTCAGGAGGTTGTATTATAAGCGGCGGTAAAGTCCAGCGGTCCATACTTTCTCCAAATGTCAGAATAAATAGTTTTTCCCAGGTTTATGATTCTATTCTTATGGAAGGTGTTAATGTCGGGAGGCATTCAAAAATAAAACGGGCGATTATCGATAAGGATGTAAATATCCCTGAGGGAGCGGTCATCGGTTACAATCTGGAAGAAGACAGGAAACGTTTTACGGTAAGTGAAAACGGGATTGTCGTGGTTGAAAAAAGAGCGGATATAAAATGATTAATTTCGATAAATTTACAATTAAAGCCCAGGAGGCAGTCCAGGGGGCGCAGAAGACAGCACTGGACTATAACCACCAGCAGATTGACGTGGAGCATCTTCTTTTATCGCTTCTGGAGCAGAGAGAGGGTGTGATAACCCCTATTTTCCAGAAATTAAACGTTAACGCTGATGAAGTGATTTTAAAGATAAAAAGAGATTTGGAAGGCATTCCTAAAGTTTATGGAAATGTTTCCCAGGCATATTTTTCAAACAGGATTAATAATGTCTTTAATACCGCATT
The window above is part of the bacterium genome. Proteins encoded here:
- a CDS encoding DEAD/DEAH box helicase family protein, which produces MIWAFKRTATFANPKFFELQKLRLSTWKTPKYIFCGEIVGDELFLPRGTLDSCLYICNKVGAKVIIRDERLNPKRLKINFNGKLYNEQQSAVNEILKYENGVLSSPPGLGKTVMACAIISKRKTPTLILVHRSPLMDQWRGQLSELLSVEKKQIGTYGGSKKKLTGEIDIAMLQSLSNIENPDEFFQRYGQIIIDECHHIPAFSFEKALKKSPAKFILELTATPYRKDGHQAILFMQCGPIRYEMKNFNQVQFKKLVIVRETEFKMPQSELRPDPIHEVWSKLTNDEARLKLIAEDVKKVLDDGRFPLIISERKDHLAALSKAIKNTTGSDTLEFVFIGDMGKKARTKALEEINNNIGTGKKPYILATGSLIGEGFDLPPLDTLMIAMPVAFKGKLVQYAGRLHREYKGKNDVRIYDYFDGSMGLTVSMLKKRITAYKKMGYKIETLAGSKSGRMAYKNDLFG
- a CDS encoding CopG family transcriptional regulator, whose product is MLTLRIDDTLINAIETTAKKEGITKSDLIRRSITAYISKHMSADPYEAGKAYFGKYDSKNPNLSRDSEKLLKSKFRNK
- a CDS encoding PIN domain-containing protein yields the protein MEKIIIDTCIFVALFNKSDRYFPKANNFIKNNKNKLLSTTTSVITEVMFLLDFDINAQIAFLEYMSSGGIKIYDILDSDLLHIAKLMGKYSDLPMDYTDATIVNVCEKNKIKSIATIDSDFHIYKYNNKESFNIVF
- a CDS encoding RNA ligase (ATP); translation: MRKLATIQKIEEMQPVENANQIEKCRIKDWWIVILKNQFKVNENVVYFEIDSFLPITPEFEFLLKGSSPKKMIIDTVERTGIRLKTKKIRGQLSQGLIMPLSILEGKKYSKDTRENPDYNFFAGKDVSELLGVYKYEPPLPASLSGEFKGGFPPFVPKTDEERIQNCGDLLEKHKGELFYVSEKIDGTSVTYYKHNNEFGVCQRNWELKETTVIYWKLAMEFDIRNKLAEGFSIQGEIAGEGVQGNPLKLKGQHLFIYNVWDIKNNKYLDYKDFICFVAAMGLKTVPIINDNFVLMHTVDSLLAMAEGNSAISSNPREGLIFRPLSEQRDYINGAISRLSFKAISNSYLINYE
- the gatB gene encoding Asp-tRNA(Asn)/Glu-tRNA(Gln) amidotransferase subunit GatB, whose translation is MEYETVIGLEVHAQLLTNTKIFCSCSTKFGQKENTQVCPICLGMPGVLPVLNIKVMELAIKTALSLNCNVLQTMHFDRKNYFYPDLPKGYQISQFDFPLAKAGFLELYSGKKIGITRVHMEEDAGKLIHPDALEHAEYSLVDLNRAGTPLLEIVSEPDIRNPEEAKEYLELLRNTLRYIEVCDGNMEEGSFRCDANVSIRLKGSGAFGTKVELKNMNSFRNVEQALEYEVERQKKILSENGKIFQETRLWNVDKCVTVSMRSKEESHDYRYFPEPDLVPFSPGKEWIKEILESLPELPLAREKRFVSQYNLPGKDAQTLINEKELADYFEECVKICVPYPTADGQPKIVSNWILNELLAKLKEKNISIKKCPVTPSNFREMIGLLDKGAISGKIAKTVFDEMFNTGEPAESIVKKKGLTQIVNTDEISLLIDSVLKQQAEVVTSYKNGKEKAFGFLVGEVMKISKGKANPKLVNELLKEKLKVT
- the gcvH gene encoding glycine cleavage system protein GcvH, with product MNHPDELKYTKEHTWVKVEGNLATIGITDYAQSELGEIVFVELPEIESEVEHLTEFGVVESVKTVSDLYSPVSGVIIETNEELLDSPEIVNDSPYDDGWMIKVEMNDPKELASLMSAEEYQDFVETLQH
- the panD gene encoding aspartate 1-decarboxylase, which gives rise to MLYKVCKSKIHRATVTDANLHYEGSITIDSALMEKARILPYEIVQIVDLNNGNRLETYVMPGKRGSGVICINGAAARLVLPEDIVIIISYGYYNKEELKNFKPVTVYVDGQNKRNKNFIRRGKTL
- the ychF gene encoding redox-regulated ATPase YchF, whose product is MKLGIIGLPQVGKETLFNLLTQGKVEKTKGHFEEVTLGIAEVREERLAELARIYQSRKITPVTIEYFLFPDIQDDAEKTRQLLSGLADMNAIVHLVRAFKDESVFHAAGSVDACRDIEKVNDELVFSDLFKIERRFERLEKELKKQKDAVKEKEYEILKKCKAFLEGGTFLREVEFGAEEEKLIKGFQFLTQKGLLVIINVDEDKLNDFSLLSEIKKKYERRNTVCLQVSVKVEQEINQLPQNERAEYMEALGIKKSAMEEITQSSFRLLDLIEFFTAGEQESRAWSIRRGFNAQQASGEIHSDIERGFIRAELIKYNDLMSVGGSPVKAKEKGLFTLKGKDYIVEDGDILLFRFNV
- the glgC gene encoding glucose-1-phosphate adenylyltransferase; amino-acid sequence: MKKVITFIMAGGKGERLYPLTKDRTKPAVPFGGIYRIIDFTLSNCINSNLRKIYILTQYKSASLNKHIRLGWNIFSSELGEHIEILPAQQRVGESWYLGTADAIYQNLYLLDVDKPDDVLILAGDHIYKMNYYSMIDFHRAKSADLTVGVVEVDKEKASHFGVVEVDNKGSVIGFQEKPSEPKAILSKPDKIYASMGIYVFKYPVLEKELQEDTKDSKSLHDFGKNIIPHMLNKGYKIAAHNFIDENKKEAKYWRDIGTIDAYYDANMDLVQIDPVFNLYDKNWPIRTHQEQFPPAKTVFAGGEISERIGLVLDSLISGGCIISGGKVQRSILSPNVRINSFSQVYDSILMEGVNVGRHSKIKRAIIDKDVNIPEGAVIGYNLEEDRKRFTVSENGIVVVEKRADIK